One part of the Marinifilum sp. JC120 genome encodes these proteins:
- a CDS encoding GAF domain-containing protein, translated as MFKVNTAVKKYKLSKYYEVLLGLIAITAANLIFFRHDPGFISVSPHPYWIVVLLTSTRYGFAGGLFSGIMAGLFFLVFKSLSIPDIELLDFKTLAMWGKPILFFLVGVVLGEMRQLHIKEYNGVCEERDAFHSAFDKIKVKYDILSEAKQELDSKILSQENTLGTLYEAAQGLRTLSMDSIYPAVLEILREFMDVEDCSIYLLDGTEFKLDTALRHGKGFLPETVPLGESLMSIAAAQKRAVSIRDIASTESMPGGIVISAPIMADNHQHVVGVLNVEKMPFLKFTSDSVRVAGLVADWCGSSVENATVFAETKDKLIADEITDAYTFDYFLRRLREEFVRARRYELDLSLIMIEFPGLSNASDEGRDEVLMAFSMILTNQIREIDILFMSDEPGAFFLILPTTPAAGARVVVNNLLSSFKALSVMAFETDQNLVELRAGVAGYSLGMEDPEELVTNVKEDMVSVLFAE; from the coding sequence ATGTTTAAAGTCAATACAGCTGTTAAAAAATACAAGCTTTCCAAATATTATGAAGTCCTGCTCGGACTGATAGCCATCACTGCGGCCAACCTTATTTTTTTTCGCCATGATCCGGGTTTCATTTCTGTTTCCCCTCATCCTTATTGGATTGTGGTGCTGCTGACTTCTACCCGTTACGGTTTTGCCGGGGGGCTTTTTTCCGGCATCATGGCCGGGTTGTTTTTTCTTGTTTTTAAAAGTTTATCCATCCCGGATATTGAACTTCTTGATTTCAAGACCCTTGCCATGTGGGGAAAGCCGATCCTTTTCTTTCTGGTGGGTGTTGTACTTGGAGAGATGCGTCAATTGCATATCAAGGAATACAATGGGGTCTGCGAAGAAAGAGATGCCTTCCATAGTGCTTTTGATAAGATCAAAGTTAAGTATGACATCCTCAGCGAGGCCAAGCAGGAACTGGACAGCAAGATCCTTTCACAGGAAAACACGCTGGGTACTCTCTATGAAGCTGCGCAGGGTTTGCGTACCTTGAGTATGGACAGCATTTATCCGGCGGTGCTGGAAATCCTGCGCGAGTTTATGGATGTAGAGGATTGTTCAATCTATTTGTTGGATGGAACTGAGTTCAAGCTTGATACAGCCTTGCGGCATGGCAAGGGATTTCTACCCGAAACAGTTCCTTTGGGTGAAAGTCTGATGAGTATTGCTGCTGCACAGAAAAGAGCCGTTTCAATCAGGGATATTGCCAGTACTGAGAGTATGCCCGGCGGTATTGTTATTTCCGCCCCCATCATGGCTGATAACCACCAGCATGTGGTCGGGGTGTTGAATGTAGAGAAAATGCCTTTTCTTAAGTTTACCAGCGATTCCGTGCGCGTGGCCGGTCTGGTTGCGGACTGGTGCGGCAGCAGCGTTGAGAATGCCACTGTGTTTGCGGAGACTAAGGACAAGCTTATCGCTGATGAAATTACCGATGCTTACACCTTTGACTACTTTCTGCGCAGACTGCGGGAAGAATTTGTCAGAGCGCGGCGTTATGAGTTGGACCTTTCATTGATAATGATCGAGTTTCCGGGCCTTTCCAATGCTTCTGATGAAGGGCGCGATGAAGTTCTCATGGCTTTCAGCATGATTCTTACAAATCAGATCCGGGAAATTGATATCCTGTTTATGAGTGATGAACCGGGTGCTTTTTTTCTGATTCTTCCAACCACTCCCGCAGCAGGAGCGCGGGTTGTAGTCAATAACCTGCTTAGTTCTTTTAAGGCTCTCAGTGTAATGGCTTTTGAAACAGACCAGAACCTTGTGGAACTCCGGGCGGGGGTAGCCGGGTATTCTCTAGGCATGGAAGATCCTGAAGAACTGGTCACGAATGTGAAAGAGGACATGGTCAGTGTACTTTTTGCGGAGTAG
- a CDS encoding polysaccharide deacetylase: MRLANRLVFAFLIVFFSLSCAYAEPVKRKVLVLYNGAEKRTAVDNSFIEGFAAPLNYLGFLYEVRDVAVRPLPSDKKMDEYRAVFTSFSEDLMNKPNDFLAWLIRQQEQGKQVIIAGTLGAFSDFDKSPAELLLIKKVFSNLGFSYQGNATNDDYRLKYEYVDPEYMNFERKLPLFPEKYMQIVPTGEDVSSWVSVGLKGKPGTEAAAVGVGPRGGFALDGYMRWQDPVNYQKQWYLNPFDFLRACLDLKGMPALTPTTLNGKRVAFAHIDGDGFAGYTEIDKQKVCGEIIMERIFERYDFPNSASVIAGEINPAVKGSLDNVGMARTLFEMDNVETSSHSYTHPFAWNAKTRDSKEYAEDFVIGQYEIKGYKFDARYEIVGSCDYISENLAPVEKPCRVLFWSGMCEPTEDQVAIADKAGILNMNGGDTVFDARRNSYFGVSPLYRALGKHNQIYTGQANENILTNLWEGPYFGFRNIVDTMKRTGSPRRIMPIDIYYHFYSGEKFASLKALEDVYEWALSQDAARVFASAYIKMVNGCLATRVEKLGPDHFVFRNYADCLSVRLDGMERVPDLAKCKNVLGYDIQPEGIFVHLRPGTARAEIVLSADMTVNDNFAYLKNGSGWVRNFERTTKGVRFDFECFSKGNFALGGLMPGRKYKVLRKDGPPLELSSNSDGILQVNGVTTGFMEIDLI, from the coding sequence ATGCGTCTGGCAAATAGACTTGTCTTCGCGTTTCTGATTGTCTTTTTTAGTTTGTCTTGCGCTTACGCAGAACCGGTCAAGCGTAAGGTGCTGGTTCTCTACAATGGTGCCGAGAAACGTACAGCCGTGGACAACAGCTTTATCGAAGGTTTTGCCGCTCCCCTGAACTATCTCGGTTTTTTGTACGAGGTGCGTGATGTTGCGGTCCGTCCATTGCCTTCCGATAAAAAAATGGATGAATACCGGGCAGTCTTTACTTCATTTTCAGAAGACTTGATGAACAAGCCCAATGATTTTCTTGCTTGGCTGATCAGGCAGCAGGAACAGGGCAAGCAGGTCATTATTGCCGGAACGCTGGGGGCATTCAGTGATTTTGATAAGAGTCCCGCTGAATTGCTGTTGATAAAGAAAGTTTTTTCCAATCTCGGATTTTCCTATCAGGGCAATGCTACCAACGATGATTATCGCCTGAAATATGAATATGTTGACCCGGAGTATATGAATTTTGAGCGTAAGCTGCCGTTGTTTCCTGAAAAGTATATGCAGATTGTTCCTACCGGGGAAGACGTCAGTTCATGGGTAAGTGTAGGACTGAAGGGAAAGCCCGGTACTGAGGCAGCAGCTGTGGGCGTGGGGCCGCGTGGTGGTTTTGCTCTCGACGGCTACATGCGCTGGCAGGACCCTGTTAATTACCAGAAACAATGGTACTTGAATCCTTTTGACTTTTTACGTGCTTGTTTGGATCTGAAGGGAATGCCCGCACTGACCCCGACGACCTTGAATGGTAAGCGGGTTGCTTTCGCGCATATCGATGGGGACGGTTTTGCTGGCTATACTGAGATTGATAAGCAGAAGGTCTGCGGGGAAATCATCATGGAGCGCATTTTTGAACGCTATGATTTCCCTAATTCCGCTTCAGTTATTGCAGGGGAGATTAACCCTGCGGTCAAAGGCAGTCTGGATAATGTAGGTATGGCCCGGACTCTTTTTGAAATGGACAATGTGGAGACCTCTTCCCATTCTTATACTCATCCTTTTGCTTGGAATGCCAAGACCCGTGACTCAAAGGAATACGCTGAAGATTTTGTCATCGGGCAGTATGAAATTAAAGGATATAAGTTTGATGCCCGTTACGAGATAGTTGGGTCCTGTGATTACATCTCTGAAAATCTTGCTCCTGTGGAAAAGCCCTGTCGCGTTTTGTTTTGGTCTGGCATGTGCGAACCAACAGAAGATCAGGTTGCAATTGCTGATAAGGCTGGAATCTTGAACATGAATGGCGGGGATACTGTTTTTGATGCCCGTCGTAATTCTTATTTCGGGGTGTCTCCACTTTACCGTGCGTTGGGTAAGCACAACCAAATTTATACTGGGCAGGCCAACGAAAACATCCTGACCAATCTTTGGGAAGGCCCTTACTTCGGATTCCGCAATATTGTGGATACCATGAAGAGGACCGGTTCCCCGCGTAGGATCATGCCCATTGATATCTACTACCATTTTTATAGCGGTGAAAAATTCGCATCCCTCAAGGCTCTTGAGGATGTTTACGAATGGGCTCTCAGTCAGGATGCGGCACGGGTTTTTGCTTCTGCCTACATCAAAATGGTCAATGGTTGTCTTGCTACTAGGGTGGAGAAGCTTGGCCCGGATCATTTTGTTTTCCGCAACTATGCGGATTGTCTTTCCGTACGGCTGGACGGAATGGAGCGAGTTCCTGATCTTGCAAAATGTAAAAATGTACTCGGGTATGACATCCAGCCTGAAGGCATTTTTGTGCATCTGCGGCCCGGAACTGCGCGTGCGGAGATTGTTTTGAGTGCAGATATGACGGTTAACGATAACTTTGCCTATCTTAAGAACGGGTCCGGCTGGGTGCGCAATTTTGAGCGTACAACAAAGGGTGTGCGTTTTGATTTTGAATGTTTCAGCAAAGGTAATTTTGCTCTGGGCGGGCTTATGCCGGGCCGGAAATACAAGGTTCTCCGTAAGGATGGACCGCCACTTGAACTTAGCAGCAACAGTGACGGAATATTACAGGTTAACGGTGTGACAACAGGTTTTATGGAGATTGATCTGATTTGA
- a CDS encoding NAD-dependent epimerase/dehydratase family protein, which produces MTKTCLVTGCAGFIGSHLTQTLLNEGHSVVGVDNFASGYAHNMEGFIDHGGFTFYERSITEEELLSEIKQAHPELDVIFQLAAVVSVPYSVEHPELTMQVNFEANRDMLDVAKDLGLSCFVFAGSAAEYGNEDRLPVKEEYADEAEQLSPYGVAKYKSSAYIAEFGYGCSLRFFNIFGPRQDPTSQYSGVISRFVDFGLAGKNMVIFGDGEQTRDFLYVSDVVTSYLIAAGLDGHGRGPLTGVYNVGTGKGRTVRELATVIAGLTSAPKEIDFRPERAGDIKHSCADVSKIKAEDFKAEVSFEDGLAHTVEWAGNSQS; this is translated from the coding sequence ATGACGAAAACTTGCCTTGTTACCGGATGTGCCGGATTTATCGGTAGTCACCTTACGCAGACCCTGCTTAACGAAGGTCATTCTGTTGTGGGAGTTGATAATTTTGCCAGTGGTTATGCGCACAACATGGAAGGTTTTATCGATCATGGTGGATTCACTTTTTATGAGAGATCTATCACTGAAGAAGAACTTCTTTCAGAAATTAAACAAGCACACCCTGAACTTGACGTGATATTCCAACTGGCAGCAGTGGTCAGCGTGCCGTATTCCGTGGAGCACCCAGAACTGACCATGCAGGTCAATTTTGAAGCCAACCGGGATATGCTTGATGTTGCGAAGGATCTGGGTCTTTCCTGTTTTGTTTTTGCCGGGTCGGCTGCTGAATACGGCAATGAGGATCGGCTTCCGGTTAAGGAAGAATATGCAGATGAGGCTGAGCAGCTGAGTCCCTACGGGGTGGCGAAGTACAAATCGTCAGCTTACATTGCCGAGTTCGGCTATGGCTGCTCTCTGCGTTTTTTTAATATATTCGGTCCCCGGCAGGACCCTACCAGTCAGTATAGTGGGGTCATTTCCCGTTTTGTTGATTTCGGGTTGGCCGGGAAAAATATGGTCATATTCGGAGACGGGGAGCAGACAAGGGATTTTCTGTATGTTTCCGATGTCGTCACCTCCTACCTCATTGCAGCCGGGCTTGACGGGCATGGCAGGGGGCCGTTGACCGGGGTTTATAATGTGGGAACCGGAAAAGGTCGGACCGTGCGTGAGCTTGCCACAGTTATAGCGGGATTGACTTCTGCTCCCAAAGAAATCGATTTTAGGCCGGAGCGGGCCGGGGATATCAAACATTCCTGTGCTGATGTGAGTAAAATTAAAGCCGAAGACTTCAAGGCTGAGGTTTCTTTTGAGGACGGTTTGGCCCATACTGTTGAGTGGGCTGGCAATTCCCAGTCTTAA
- a CDS encoding HDOD domain-containing protein produces the protein MQEVEQTTTLNPQIKDAAIKYVRNLFSQADDSDFIRMLKKEAFKNVYKKMVVEPEEFMTKPRPADIEPWSGKKPEGPREFLKSKVVLPSLPQVLLEIQKVIKDPDSSADDLAEVINKDPKLVAAILRLANSAMFSFRTEVDTTSRAVALLGFKQASSLALGTVSLSLFKRSDGVQVLRVEKFWKHAIACGVVAQEIAKLAGIQDTERFFVAGMLHDIGLYVIFESDKSLGLELYDLARKNGNSLYDAEMELLGFDHATLGGVIIKDWNFPKSLVVAAAAHHNPEKAKKDPDAGIIHVADFISRALGYHLGLSTVLGVLDQEIYESFGLSGEMFVDMIPEVQKLIEEIFEILNPAQ, from the coding sequence ATGCAGGAAGTAGAACAAACGACTACGCTTAATCCACAGATTAAAGATGCGGCCATCAAATATGTAAGAAATCTTTTCAGTCAGGCCGATGATTCTGATTTTATTCGGATGTTGAAAAAGGAAGCGTTTAAGAACGTTTACAAGAAGATGGTTGTTGAGCCGGAAGAGTTCATGACTAAGCCTCGTCCGGCAGACATTGAACCTTGGAGTGGTAAGAAGCCTGAAGGGCCGAGGGAGTTCCTGAAATCAAAGGTGGTTCTACCTTCGTTGCCGCAGGTCCTGCTTGAGATTCAGAAAGTCATTAAAGACCCGGACAGTTCAGCCGATGATTTGGCGGAAGTTATCAATAAGGACCCCAAGTTGGTGGCAGCTATTTTGCGATTGGCAAACAGTGCCATGTTCAGCTTCCGCACAGAAGTGGATACCACTTCCAGAGCGGTGGCCCTGCTGGGGTTTAAGCAGGCCAGTTCTTTAGCTCTTGGAACTGTTTCGCTCAGCTTGTTTAAGCGCAGTGATGGCGTTCAGGTTTTGCGGGTTGAGAAATTCTGGAAGCACGCTATTGCCTGCGGTGTGGTTGCGCAGGAAATAGCAAAGCTGGCCGGGATTCAGGATACGGAACGTTTTTTTGTTGCCGGAATGCTTCATGATATCGGTCTTTATGTTATTTTTGAAAGTGACAAGAGCCTTGGTCTTGAGCTGTATGATTTAGCCCGCAAGAACGGAAATAGCCTTTATGATGCCGAGATGGAGTTGCTTGGCTTTGATCATGCTACACTTGGTGGGGTAATCATCAAGGATTGGAATTTTCCGAAATCTTTGGTGGTGGCCGCCGCTGCCCACCATAATCCGGAAAAGGCTAAAAAAGATCCTGATGCCGGGATAATCCACGTGGCTGATTTTATTTCCAGGGCATTGGGCTATCATCTTGGCTTGTCCACTGTGCTTGGAGTTCTGGATCAGGAAATTTATGAAAGCTTCGGCCTTAGCGGGGAGATGTTTGTTGATATGATTCCCGAAGTGCAGAAGTTGATTGAAGAAATTTTTGAAATTCTTAACCCCGCACAATAG
- a CDS encoding sporulation protein has product MTVLLSVMHETPLWAEDNTAAPVVKNSEIIWTVRVSSFRKPDIAWDFMSYLKGEGYNPVMVYLYDGRDRLWRVVQIGDYPTRSQARVAGRLFKKRTGLDYMVRSMPVAMLEERTLDSRKSLIPPRNAAQVVPAAVPDSSTSPSTKAKLVGAPESLFYELDQRDVLRATGHRQQNVILARIMIRRGYVEDGIRLYARLLKTYPDDLELREEYIGALIDNNEVEKAESLLRRWLYLDPHSSRALRQQARLRLLAGDYSVQIDTLDYLLRLRPGDTDSISAKAYSTQQGGDWLGAIESFSELIDAEPDNYEARQALSNLLMERRPRLVLTPSVYLQSDESVTTSLGSRFSMQLTDQTRGEFYYANTRIYRPEKDGTEGINKDVNQAALLLKRDFTRTFTGIVGVGAFEGTASGISGALGFDWRLHEPGTFSAMIDYNNPWLDEPSAANYEGRYSQLSLTYDGFYDDVWGLFLNGQLREYQLESEKNYGAKGIYNIILTRRILADPDLFVSYSFYRSFFKYDDENYKPFEVVENESIHTLSASFSKSICDTIVFQAAGGIRLDEFKNSPSYFGAPSLALRLGRFELSLNYEYSSDSGLAGGGETQFVSGGVGFVF; this is encoded by the coding sequence ATGACGGTGTTGCTGTCGGTCATGCATGAAACTCCGCTTTGGGCGGAGGATAATACTGCTGCGCCTGTTGTAAAGAATAGTGAGATTATCTGGACGGTCAGGGTCAGCTCTTTCCGTAAGCCTGACATTGCATGGGATTTCATGTCCTATCTGAAGGGTGAAGGATACAACCCGGTCATGGTTTACCTTTACGATGGACGGGACAGGCTTTGGCGCGTGGTTCAGATAGGTGATTATCCCACCCGCAGTCAGGCCCGTGTTGCCGGACGTCTTTTCAAGAAGAGGACCGGGCTTGATTATATGGTCCGTTCCATGCCTGTTGCTATGCTCGAAGAACGTACTCTTGATTCCCGTAAGAGTTTAATCCCGCCACGGAATGCGGCTCAGGTTGTACCTGCTGCAGTGCCGGATTCAAGTACTTCTCCGTCAACTAAGGCGAAGCTGGTCGGCGCACCGGAGTCTCTTTTTTACGAACTGGATCAGCGCGATGTGCTGCGGGCCACGGGCCACAGGCAGCAGAATGTAATCCTTGCCCGGATTATGATCCGCCGGGGATATGTGGAAGACGGGATCAGGCTTTACGCCAGATTGCTCAAAACCTACCCGGATGATCTGGAACTGCGCGAGGAATATATTGGCGCACTTATCGATAATAATGAGGTCGAAAAGGCCGAATCCCTGCTGCGCAGATGGCTTTACCTTGATCCTCATTCCTCGCGTGCTTTGCGGCAGCAAGCGCGACTGCGTCTTTTAGCCGGGGATTATTCCGTACAGATCGATACTCTTGATTATCTGCTACGGCTGCGGCCCGGTGATACGGATTCCATTTCTGCCAAGGCCTACAGTACTCAGCAGGGCGGAGACTGGCTTGGAGCTATCGAGAGCTTTTCCGAGCTTATTGATGCCGAGCCGGATAATTACGAAGCGCGTCAGGCTCTTTCCAATCTACTTATGGAGCGCAGGCCACGGCTTGTACTCACTCCCAGTGTCTATCTGCAATCTGATGAATCGGTGACCACATCTCTGGGCAGTCGTTTTTCCATGCAGCTGACTGATCAGACCAGAGGGGAATTCTATTACGCCAACACCCGTATCTACCGTCCCGAGAAGGACGGGACGGAAGGGATCAATAAGGATGTTAATCAGGCTGCCTTGCTCCTTAAGCGCGATTTCACCCGTACCTTTACCGGAATTGTAGGTGTAGGTGCCTTCGAGGGTACTGCATCGGGAATATCCGGTGCTCTCGGTTTTGACTGGCGGCTTCATGAACCCGGCACTTTCTCAGCTATGATCGATTACAATAATCCTTGGCTTGATGAACCATCTGCTGCCAACTACGAAGGCCGCTACAGTCAACTTTCCCTGACCTATGACGGCTTTTATGATGATGTTTGGGGATTGTTTTTAAACGGTCAGCTTCGTGAGTATCAGCTTGAATCCGAGAAGAACTACGGGGCCAAGGGAATTTATAATATTATCCTGACCCGCAGAATTCTTGCTGACCCGGATCTGTTCGTTTCCTATTCATTTTATCGTTCCTTTTTCAAGTATGACGATGAGAACTACAAGCCTTTTGAGGTTGTAGAGAATGAAAGTATTCATACCTTGAGTGCAAGCTTCAGCAAGTCTATTTGTGATACCATTGTTTTTCAGGCCGCAGGCGGGATCAGGCTTGACGAGTTCAAGAACAGTCCCAGTTATTTCGGCGCACCTTCACTGGCTTTGAGGCTGGGGCGGTTCGAGCTTAGTCTTAACTATGAATATAGCAGTGACTCCGGCCTTGCCGGGGGCGGTGAAACCCAGTTCGTCAGCGGGGGAGTCGGTTTTGTTTTCTAA
- a CDS encoding penicillin-binding protein activator LpoB, which yields MKKSFFTTLIFILFLAGCSGTYMKDYVQPNGVASETRHAAVLPLVNLTNTPNAGRMVGDLLTTELYASTKFDLMESTDMFKRIKGDEDDLEFVMEDVVAQKLGTKLGVDTVIYGSVTEYQYKRGVNQSPTVGINLRMIDVSSGNVLWASSSSKSGGCFFGCTESLNSVAQETLAEMVAAMSAVSAQ from the coding sequence GTGAAAAAGAGCTTTTTCACTACTTTGATTTTTATTTTATTTCTTGCCGGATGTTCCGGTACTTACATGAAAGACTACGTACAACCCAACGGCGTTGCCAGTGAGACCCGTCATGCGGCTGTTCTCCCTTTGGTTAACTTAACCAATACCCCTAATGCAGGGCGTATGGTCGGTGATTTGCTGACTACAGAACTTTATGCTTCTACCAAGTTTGATCTCATGGAATCTACCGATATGTTTAAGCGTATCAAGGGTGATGAGGATGATCTTGAATTTGTTATGGAAGATGTCGTGGCTCAGAAGCTTGGAACTAAACTTGGTGTTGATACCGTTATTTATGGTTCGGTGACCGAATATCAGTACAAGCGCGGGGTTAACCAGAGTCCGACCGTGGGTATCAATTTGCGTATGATTGATGTTTCTTCCGGTAACGTGCTTTGGGCTTCATCTTCTTCAAAGAGCGGAGGGTGCTTTTTCGGATGTACGGAATCTCTGAACAGCGTAGCGCAGGAAACCCTTGCGGAAATGGTGGCAGCAATGTCAGCCGTTTCTGCACAATAG
- a CDS encoding HEAT repeat domain-containing protein, whose amino-acid sequence MYFLRSRVIRMARLRLLASFVASYLFEGGAVWLYLNREAVFWYVYAAIVAHILSGLSFLLFTAPKPRALPGMGFYYPRIAALFAVFMPLIGLIGITMTLLAARVFMQSHGLAEEYKEKAYEGSGLDVDLPTDITGFLYDEVDVHPIADILSGDDMEMKRGAVNLLRRIGSAEAVSLLRKSLSDESAEVRFYAHTALTRLEEDYAESVDKARFRAEKYDSAQAHAELASTYRNYARSGLPEVNMQIRTMAFACEHWRKAVEKDQENKDYLMRLAESYVESKGFSEALHIYRETMNDPELELESRLGICRTFFELGNFVALFQEVEQLRARPELKSTDPFKTVIYKFWVENALFAGEEKEADFSEVGHELG is encoded by the coding sequence GTGTACTTTTTGCGGAGTAGGGTTATCAGAATGGCGCGTTTGCGCCTGCTGGCATCTTTTGTAGCTTCCTATCTGTTCGAGGGAGGAGCCGTCTGGCTTTACCTGAACAGGGAAGCGGTTTTCTGGTATGTCTACGCCGCAATTGTAGCCCATATTTTATCTGGCCTTTCTTTTCTTCTTTTTACTGCTCCCAAGCCGCGTGCCTTGCCCGGAATGGGGTTTTATTATCCTCGTATCGCCGCTCTTTTTGCCGTCTTCATGCCTTTGATCGGATTGATTGGAATCACAATGACCTTGCTCGCGGCCCGTGTATTTATGCAAAGTCATGGGTTGGCTGAGGAATATAAGGAAAAGGCCTATGAAGGGTCCGGGCTGGATGTGGATTTGCCTACTGATATTACTGGATTTTTGTATGATGAAGTAGATGTCCATCCTATCGCAGATATTTTGTCAGGCGATGACATGGAGATGAAAAGGGGAGCGGTAAACCTGCTGCGCCGTATCGGTTCAGCTGAGGCTGTAAGTCTTTTGCGTAAGAGTCTTTCTGATGAAAGTGCCGAGGTCCGTTTCTATGCCCATACCGCGTTAACAAGACTTGAAGAGGATTACGCCGAGTCTGTGGACAAGGCCCGTTTTCGTGCTGAAAAGTATGATAGCGCACAAGCTCATGCCGAACTTGCCTCCACCTACCGGAACTACGCCCGCAGTGGTTTGCCGGAAGTTAACATGCAGATACGAACCATGGCCTTTGCCTGTGAACATTGGCGCAAGGCCGTTGAAAAAGATCAGGAGAACAAGGATTATCTAATGCGTCTTGCAGAATCGTATGTTGAGAGCAAAGGTTTCAGTGAAGCTTTGCATATTTATCGCGAGACAATGAATGATCCGGAACTTGAACTTGAATCGCGCTTGGGAATTTGTAGAACTTTTTTTGAGCTTGGTAATTTTGTTGCTCTTTTTCAGGAGGTGGAACAATTACGGGCGCGACCTGAATTGAAATCTACCGACCCCTTCAAAACAGTGATCTACAAATTTTGGGTGGAAAACGCATTGTTCGCCGGAGAAGAAAAAGAAGCCGATTTCAGCGAGGTGGGCCATGAGCTCGGATAA
- a CDS encoding DUF3492 domain-containing protein produces MSSDKQYDVCLLLEGTYPFVAGGVSSWIHNLIKGMPELTFTAVCILASSKEKAEYRYDVPDNFVDPKIVYLHDPVEISQNPFKKISGGNMEKLRKFHYRMDRSDISMMKEMVELFRDDKFPLSELFHGKKAWDMLVERYKPDSNDESFIDYFWTYRFTHLPIFKMLPLDLPKARVYHTISTGYAGLLGVVARVMTGRPLLLTEHGIYVKERKIEISQAEWVYRKEDERMRIESKLGAFQTFWIRMFEQLARLCYDYSSAIYTLYEGNKQLEIQEGADPDKIRIIPNGISLDNFLGLKPEDHDYMGQTDFAVGFVGRVVPIKDVKTFLRAVKIVAIKIEKLKVYIMGPTEEDKEYYEECVNLVRLLHLEDVVEFTGKVRVTDYLPNLDLIVLTSISEAQPLVIMEANCAGIPAVASDVGSCRELLEGRTVADQALGPSGIVTKVADPVSTGEAILKILTSPILRSKMAKAGIERVKTFYKESDLNETYLKIYKDYMAMDDLE; encoded by the coding sequence ATGAGCTCGGATAAGCAATATGATGTCTGCCTGCTTCTTGAAGGAACCTATCCTTTTGTGGCCGGTGGTGTTTCGTCATGGATTCATAACCTGATTAAGGGTATGCCGGAGCTGACTTTTACGGCGGTCTGCATTCTCGCTTCTTCCAAGGAAAAAGCAGAGTACCGTTACGACGTGCCGGATAATTTCGTTGATCCCAAGATTGTCTATCTGCATGACCCGGTTGAAATTTCACAGAATCCGTTCAAGAAGATTTCCGGCGGGAATATGGAGAAACTTAGGAAATTCCATTACCGCATGGACCGCAGCGACATAAGTATGATGAAGGAAATGGTCGAGCTGTTCCGTGATGATAAATTTCCGCTTTCCGAGCTGTTTCACGGCAAGAAAGCTTGGGATATGCTGGTTGAGAGGTATAAGCCGGACAGTAACGATGAATCTTTCATCGATTATTTTTGGACCTACCGTTTCACCCATCTGCCCATTTTTAAGATGCTCCCTCTCGACCTGCCCAAGGCGCGGGTTTATCATACTATTTCCACAGGATATGCCGGACTTTTAGGGGTTGTGGCAAGGGTTATGACCGGACGCCCGCTGCTGCTCACCGAGCACGGTATTTACGTCAAGGAACGCAAGATCGAAATTTCACAGGCCGAGTGGGTTTACCGCAAGGAAGATGAAAGGATGCGCATTGAAAGCAAACTCGGTGCGTTCCAGACTTTCTGGATCAGGATGTTCGAGCAGTTGGCCCGGTTGTGTTATGATTATTCCTCTGCAATTTACACCCTGTATGAAGGAAATAAGCAGTTGGAGATTCAGGAGGGTGCCGACCCGGATAAGATCAGAATTATTCCCAACGGCATCAGTCTTGATAATTTTCTGGGACTTAAGCCCGAAGATCATGACTACATGGGGCAGACTGATTTCGCAGTGGGATTTGTGGGCCGCGTGGTACCCATCAAGGATGTAAAGACATTTCTGCGGGCCGTCAAAATAGTGGCTATCAAGATCGAAAAGCTTAAGGTCTACATTATGGGACCTACTGAGGAAGATAAGGAATATTACGAAGAGTGCGTGAATCTTGTTCGGCTGCTGCATCTTGAGGATGTGGTGGAATTCACTGGAAAAGTCCGGGTCACGGATTACCTGCCTAACCTTGATTTAATTGTACTGACCAGTATCAGTGAGGCTCAGCCACTGGTGATAATGGAGGCCAACTGCGCAGGTATTCCGGCGGTCGCTTCTGATGTAGGCTCCTGCCGGGAACTTCTTGAGGGGCGCACTGTGGCGGATCAGGCCCTTGGACCGTCCGGTATTGTGACCAAGGTTGCGGACCCGGTCAGCACCGGGGAAGCTATTCTTAAGATCCTGACCAGTCCCATCCTGCGTAGCAAGATGGCCAAGGCCGGGATTGAACGGGTAAAGACTTTTTATAAAGAGTCGGATCTTAATGAGACTTATTTGAAAATTTACAAAGATTACATGGCAATGGATGATTTGGAGTAG